The segment CGCGCACCTCTTTCCCGCAACCGCAGAGCGGGCAAATTGCGCAGTCTCAGAATCTAAACAGGACTCAAAATTCAACCGGGACCCAGAATCCAACAGGGGTTCAAAATCCAAACGGGGTCCAGAATCCGAATGTGCCTCCCAATGGTTCCGGCGGATACCAAAACAGGCCTATTGGAGAGAATTTCGCTCCTTCTGCAGCCAACACGGGTGATCCGACAACGGATCCTCGCTTTTCCAACAATACAAATTCGTTCGATCACCATTCCCATCAGCCCGGAATGACAGAAACGAGTCACGCAGTAACACCACCGGGGAGCACGGGGTTCAATGCTTCTTCGTCTCAAGTGAATTTGTCCAGTACTAATTCATCCCAGGTGAATTTATCCCAAGTGAACAAATTAGCGCCAGCGGAATCGAGGGTGATCGGGGGCAAATCGGTAGAGGGAGCTGAAGCTTCAGAGGCGGACGCAGATAATAAACTCACCTTAGTTTCCCCTGGAAAGCTTTTAACCGCCGTGATGTTTGTGATCGTGTTGATCCTCTTCACCGCTCGATATTGGAAACGACATATTCCCGGAGCTTCCCTGCCCATTCCGGGAGAATCTCTCACCGTTCTGGGTGAGAGAAAACTGAACAAAAACCACTCCATCTGCCTTGTTCGACTCGGTTCGAGAGTCCTCGTGCTGGGGGCTTCGGCGGATGGCTTACGGACGCTGACTGAAATTACCGACCCCGTTGAGATTGACTACCTTTCCGGGATGGCTCGTTCTTCGCAGCCCGAATCGGTATTCACTTCGGCTCTCGGTTCTCTTCTGAAAAAACCTTCATCCTCTCTGGGGGCCAAAGTGACTACGGGTGGCACTGTAACCCGATCGTCAAGCCGTTCTCAGGAGGTGCGCAGTGCTTAATAAGTTAAATGACACGACGAAGCTCTATCTGAAAAACGACAGCCGAAAGTGGCATGTTCTTCAGGTGATGATCGTACTCTTAACGTTACTGCTCCCCGGCCCTCTATCCGCTCAGCAGGGGGGACAGGCAGCTGGCATCCAGGAGCAAAACTCACCAGACCGCAGCGAAGGTTTCTCCGTGAACCAGACGCTTCCCAACTTGTTGCCACAACAAACAGGCACAGCGAACGGGAATCCAAACGGTCTTCAGTCTCCACAACTTCTGGATGTTGATCAGATGTTGTCGCCAGAAGGATTCAGTTCCACGCTGAAGGTGATGCTGCTGTTGACCGTCATCAGTCTGGCTCCGTCCATCATGATCATGACGACCAGCTTCATTCGGTTTGTCATCGTGTTTGGATTATTAAGACAGGCATTAGGTACACAACAACTTCCCCCGAACCAGGTCATTATTGCACTCTGTATGTTCATGACGTTTCTCGTCATGTCGCCTGTTTGGGAAGAGGCGTATAACAGTGGGATCAAACCTTATTCGAGTCCCGAACCGGGGCAGGCCTCTATCACCATCACGGAGGCGTACGAAAGAACGGCCAGTCCGATTCGGACGTTCATGATTGATCAGATCGAATACACGGGCAACGGCGATACGGTCCTGCAATTGTGGGAGTACCAAAACCCTGGCACAGAAGGATTTCCTGCGCAACCGCCAGAGACTTACGAAGATGTCTCGCTGTCGATTCTGTTGCCTGCTTATATGCTCAGCGAGTTGAAAACGGCGTTTGTTATTGGCTTCCAAGTCTATTTGCCTTTTCTCGTCATCGATATGGTCATCGCGACCATCCTTATCAGTATGGGCATGATGATGCTACCACCGGTCTTGATTTCACTCCCCTTTAAACTTCTTCTGTTCGTGCTTATCGATGGATGGAGCTTGACGGTGGGCATGTTACTGGAAGGTGTGCAACCTTACTTGTAGCGAACCCCATTTGTCGCACCTCATTTGTCGCAGTAGTTGAGTATAAAAATAAGCGTAATAAAAAGCCCCGTTAGAGAATTTAGGGACAACTTGTTGAATCAGTTGGAGACGTTTTTGTGAATGTGGATCAGTCGATTGAACTTGCCCGCGAAGCTGTCATTCTGACATTGGTGTTATCGACACCGGTGATGGTTGTGGCAGTTGTTGTGGGTTTGCTCATCAGCATTCTCCAGGCTGTTACTCAATTACAGGACCAGACGCTCAGTTTCGTTCCCAAAGTCATCGCCATGTTTCTGGCGACCTTATACATTCTTCCCTGGTCCATTCAGCAGGCGATGGAATACTCGATCACACTCTTTACAGAGATTCCCGGGAACTTATGACGAGACAATGCTGATTTGATTCAGAGTTGTTCAGCGAATCACCGTTATTCGATATCCAAACAGACCATTAACAGTCTGACCAAAACCAGACAGGAAAGCAGGCAGTGGAGACGTTTCTGCCGACATCATGGCAGCAGGATTTCGCCTCAGTTGCAAACCAGGCGTTGATCGCCTCTGCGCTGCACAGTTTTCATCTGTTTATCATGGTCGTGATTCGCATCAGCGGCTTGATGATCATCGGACCGCTATTCGGTCAGGTACTGGTCCCGTCCAACGTCCGCGTGTTACTCGTGCTGACCCTCAGTTTGATCGTCACACCGACTTTGTTT is part of the Polystyrenella longa genome and harbors:
- a CDS encoding FliO/MopB family protein, which gives rise to MNLRNGLLSLVRCCALVGLLLPTLLQAEDQFQPPRTSFPQPQSGQIAQSQNLNRTQNSTGTQNPTGVQNPNGVQNPNVPPNGSGGYQNRPIGENFAPSAANTGDPTTDPRFSNNTNSFDHHSHQPGMTETSHAVTPPGSTGFNASSSQVNLSSTNSSQVNLSQVNKLAPAESRVIGGKSVEGAEASEADADNKLTLVSPGKLLTAVMFVIVLILFTARYWKRHIPGASLPIPGESLTVLGERKLNKNHSICLVRLGSRVLVLGASADGLRTLTEITDPVEIDYLSGMARSSQPESVFTSALGSLLKKPSSSLGAKVTTGGTVTRSSSRSQEVRSA
- the fliP gene encoding flagellar type III secretion system pore protein FliP (The bacterial flagellar biogenesis protein FliP forms a type III secretion system (T3SS)-type pore required for flagellar assembly.) translates to MLNKLNDTTKLYLKNDSRKWHVLQVMIVLLTLLLPGPLSAQQGGQAAGIQEQNSPDRSEGFSVNQTLPNLLPQQTGTANGNPNGLQSPQLLDVDQMLSPEGFSSTLKVMLLLTVISLAPSIMIMTTSFIRFVIVFGLLRQALGTQQLPPNQVIIALCMFMTFLVMSPVWEEAYNSGIKPYSSPEPGQASITITEAYERTASPIRTFMIDQIEYTGNGDTVLQLWEYQNPGTEGFPAQPPETYEDVSLSILLPAYMLSELKTAFVIGFQVYLPFLVIDMVIATILISMGMMMLPPVLISLPFKLLLFVLIDGWSLTVGMLLEGVQPYL
- the fliQ gene encoding flagellar biosynthesis protein FliQ — translated: MNVDQSIELAREAVILTLVLSTPVMVVAVVVGLLISILQAVTQLQDQTLSFVPKVIAMFLATLYILPWSIQQAMEYSITLFTEIPGNL